The following proteins are encoded in a genomic region of Bosea beijingensis:
- a CDS encoding methyl-accepting chemotaxis protein — protein sequence MQKIRLGNLLHCLTLVPLVALICFGAILAVSSFETYREVQQARRLQVLVDATTAFSATAIPNEGRAAYPYLASGEADARAKMQAQWPLTDAAFARIDDASKGVRIANAETAALLQSILDQRAILADVRERALRRETDRSKMGAFLQNSSNLGNELVGRLAGAVDNSDIARSILALHAALEISTGSLNEGGRGEIAFQTGKLSQPLFRVMHRGVELQQIFGRQFETFAPTVHIAQYKSFLASDDVQLINRVRPVLLDAAFDKLDPKDAAGWTKADQARRAFWLKEIEAMRGSLAAQTTELLDSAYRSFLVYTATSVAIILLAVGLAAYVSRVIRSLFGQLASSMTHIAEGTLETVVPFAGRADEIGRMAAALDVFRSNALKVREREVEERAELRARAERAQVMSAVVESVSGVVQRAADGDFSGRVQIKADDPALTALIDGINQINIVVDEATGEFERVLTAIAEGDLTLDVRRDYGGRLDQLKSAINATANTLGTAVGTIQQTAHEVQTSSTEIKTGADDLARRTEQQAVSLEETAATTEQLAASVKSTARSSKSVVTDAQAARSVASEGGMVITQAVSAMSQIEATAIRVAAITNVIEEIAFQTNLLALNAAVEAARAGDAGRGFAVVAAEVRTLAQRAADAAKDIGTLIASSTVEVEQGVKLVREAGDTLTRIVEASSRVVETISQIAVACDEQASGIDEVSQVVAHMDEMTQQNAALSEQSSASALALAGQIERLNDLVTRFRTSSAERVKIWRAA from the coding sequence ATGCAGAAAATTCGGCTCGGCAATCTTCTTCATTGCCTGACACTCGTTCCGCTTGTGGCCTTGATATGCTTTGGCGCAATCCTGGCGGTGAGCAGTTTCGAAACGTATCGGGAAGTGCAGCAGGCGCGTCGCCTCCAGGTGCTGGTTGATGCGACCACGGCTTTTTCTGCGACCGCCATTCCCAATGAGGGCCGCGCTGCCTACCCGTATCTGGCGTCGGGGGAAGCGGACGCCCGCGCCAAGATGCAGGCGCAGTGGCCACTGACGGATGCCGCATTTGCGCGGATCGATGACGCGTCGAAAGGCGTCAGGATCGCCAATGCCGAAACGGCTGCTTTGCTGCAGTCGATATTGGACCAGCGCGCAATCCTCGCCGACGTGCGCGAGCGCGCGCTTCGCCGGGAGACCGACCGCTCGAAGATGGGAGCGTTTCTCCAGAACAGCAGCAATCTGGGCAACGAGCTCGTCGGCCGCCTCGCCGGCGCCGTCGACAATAGCGACATTGCCCGTTCGATTTTGGCGTTGCACGCTGCTCTTGAAATCAGCACGGGAAGCCTGAACGAAGGTGGCCGCGGCGAAATTGCGTTTCAGACCGGCAAGCTGAGCCAGCCGCTGTTTCGCGTGATGCACCGTGGCGTGGAGCTTCAACAGATCTTCGGACGCCAGTTCGAGACCTTTGCGCCGACGGTGCATATTGCCCAGTACAAGAGCTTCCTCGCATCGGACGACGTCCAGCTGATCAATAGGGTTCGTCCCGTCCTCCTCGATGCAGCTTTTGACAAGCTGGATCCGAAGGACGCCGCGGGGTGGACCAAGGCTGACCAAGCGAGGCGGGCATTCTGGCTCAAGGAGATCGAAGCCATGCGCGGCAGCCTTGCGGCGCAAACCACCGAGCTTCTCGATTCCGCCTATCGCAGCTTCCTCGTCTACACCGCGACATCCGTCGCCATCATACTTCTGGCGGTTGGTTTGGCAGCCTATGTCAGCCGAGTCATCAGATCGCTCTTCGGCCAGCTGGCATCGTCGATGACCCATATTGCAGAGGGAACGCTGGAGACAGTGGTCCCATTCGCTGGACGCGCGGACGAAATCGGGCGGATGGCTGCAGCGTTGGATGTGTTCCGTAGCAATGCGCTGAAGGTCCGGGAGCGGGAGGTCGAGGAGCGGGCAGAGCTCCGCGCCAGAGCCGAACGGGCGCAAGTCATGTCCGCCGTCGTGGAGTCCGTCAGTGGCGTCGTTCAACGCGCTGCGGATGGTGACTTCTCAGGCCGCGTCCAGATCAAGGCGGACGATCCGGCGCTGACGGCACTGATCGATGGCATAAACCAGATCAACATCGTGGTGGACGAAGCCACAGGCGAGTTCGAGAGAGTGCTCACGGCAATCGCGGAAGGCGACCTGACGCTCGATGTCCGACGTGATTATGGCGGGCGCCTTGATCAGCTCAAATCGGCCATCAATGCGACGGCCAATACGTTGGGGACAGCGGTCGGGACGATCCAGCAGACCGCGCACGAAGTGCAGACGTCCTCGACAGAGATCAAAACCGGCGCGGACGACCTGGCCCGGCGGACCGAACAGCAGGCGGTATCCCTCGAAGAGACAGCCGCGACAACCGAGCAACTGGCAGCTTCGGTAAAATCGACAGCGCGTTCGTCCAAATCGGTGGTGACGGATGCGCAGGCGGCTCGGTCGGTGGCGTCTGAGGGAGGCATGGTCATCACTCAGGCCGTATCCGCCATGTCGCAGATCGAGGCGACAGCCATTCGTGTAGCCGCGATCACCAATGTCATCGAAGAGATCGCCTTCCAGACGAACCTACTGGCGCTCAATGCCGCGGTTGAAGCGGCCCGGGCCGGCGACGCAGGCCGCGGTTTCGCGGTCGTTGCCGCGGAGGTGCGGACGCTGGCTCAAAGGGCCGCCGACGCTGCGAAGGATATTGGCACGCTGATCGCCTCTTCCACGGTCGAGGTTGAGCAGGGGGTCAAGCTCGTTCGTGAGGCCGGGGATACGCTCACAAGGATCGTCGAGGCGTCGAGCCGTGTGGTCGAGACCATCTCGCAAATTGCGGTCGCCTGTGACGAACAGGCGAGCGGCATCGACGAAGTGAGTCAGGTCGTGGCGCATATGGATGAGATGACGCAGCAGAATGCTGCGCTTTCGGAGCAGAGCTCGGCGTCCGCTCTCGCTCTCGCGGGGCAGATCGAACGGTTGAATGATCTGGTTACGCGGTTCCGGACCTCGTCGGCGGAACGCGTTAAGATCTGGCGAGCTGCCTAG
- a CDS encoding NAD(P)-dependent oxidoreductase produces the protein MARSDKGPTVGFLGLGSLGAPIARRLARGDTVVAFDPDEARFDVVLPGVERAASPAEVGDRADIVFACLAAEAHHRDALFGAEGLVRGERRSVYVHLGTSGSAFVAELNDTLRGFGIVSIDAPVTGGPPKARTGDLTSIVSCSPAHWLNVRDLIARYSRKTVKIDGAPGRAQTLKLVNNAIALVNLVSACEAMVVGARASLPPQAMLDVINSGSGQNSATLGKVPEHILPGTFDFGASLDVVIKDLELFLAEPAAGNGALVDTCRSALAAYRLAKAEGVEIDDLTAVLRPMERRAGAQLRWPA, from the coding sequence ATGGCGAGATCGGATAAGGGGCCGACCGTAGGCTTTCTAGGGCTCGGGTCGCTGGGCGCGCCGATTGCGCGCCGGTTGGCGCGAGGCGACACGGTTGTGGCGTTCGATCCAGACGAGGCGCGTTTCGACGTGGTGCTTCCCGGCGTCGAGCGGGCGGCATCCCCGGCAGAGGTCGGCGACCGGGCTGACATTGTCTTTGCTTGCCTGGCCGCTGAGGCACATCACCGCGATGCACTTTTTGGTGCCGAGGGTCTCGTGAGGGGGGAGCGGCGCAGCGTCTACGTTCATCTGGGAACCAGCGGGTCGGCATTCGTCGCCGAGTTGAACGATACACTTCGCGGCTTCGGCATTGTCAGCATCGACGCGCCGGTTACCGGCGGACCGCCCAAGGCGCGGACCGGCGACTTGACCTCGATCGTCTCCTGCAGTCCGGCGCACTGGCTGAACGTGCGCGACCTGATCGCCCGCTACAGTCGAAAGACCGTCAAGATCGATGGCGCCCCGGGCCGAGCGCAGACTCTCAAGCTGGTGAACAATGCGATTGCCCTCGTCAATCTCGTATCCGCTTGCGAGGCGATGGTCGTCGGCGCGAGGGCAAGCCTGCCTCCGCAGGCCATGCTCGACGTGATCAACAGCGGCAGCGGCCAGAACAGTGCGACCCTAGGCAAGGTCCCCGAGCACATCCTTCCCGGCACTTTCGACTTCGGCGCCAGCCTCGATGTCGTGATCAAGGATCTCGAACTCTTCCTCGCCGAGCCGGCGGCGGGCAATGGCGCCCTGGTCGACACCTGCCGCAGTGCGCTCGCCGCCTACAGGCTCGCGAAGGCGGAGGGCGTCGAGATCGACGATCTGACCGCAGTGCTTCGCCCTATGGAGAGAAGAGCGGGGGCGCAACTCCGATGGCCGGCCTAA
- a CDS encoding LysR family transcriptional regulator, with translation MMIDTRELLVLRAVIEKGTVTAAASTLNVSQPAVSRTLQQIEQRLGIVLFHREKQRIFPTREAEMLYGEIMQAVSAVDAVSRRASDIKAGRTGALRIASIAAFANSILPRAVARLQSRKPGVEIVIETLTARDVAQRVASFRSDIGLLIETAAVSGIVIEDLCTSQFGCVVSKDHRLAGAGSVSVADVARERLICLNRDLPLGALAHRLFAEQDRLLRPAAEVTQSSVACALVEARAGIALLDKLSILYGPTSQGLDFVPLLPDERIVGRLVLAAGAQPTAASREFCGELRGLIEEIAETIPGFGLVQASR, from the coding sequence ATGATGATCGACACGCGCGAACTGCTTGTCCTCAGAGCAGTCATCGAGAAGGGCACGGTCACGGCGGCCGCCTCGACCCTGAATGTTTCGCAGCCGGCAGTCAGCCGAACCCTGCAGCAAATCGAGCAGCGGCTCGGGATCGTGCTCTTCCACCGCGAGAAGCAGCGCATCTTCCCGACGCGCGAAGCCGAGATGCTTTACGGCGAGATCATGCAGGCGGTCTCCGCGGTCGACGCCGTCAGCAGGCGGGCGAGCGACATCAAGGCGGGTCGCACCGGCGCACTGCGGATCGCCTCGATCGCAGCGTTCGCGAACTCGATCCTGCCACGCGCCGTCGCCAGGCTGCAGAGCAGGAAGCCTGGCGTCGAGATCGTCATCGAGACCTTGACCGCCCGCGACGTGGCGCAGCGTGTTGCCAGTTTCCGGAGTGACATCGGCCTTTTGATCGAAACGGCCGCCGTGTCCGGCATCGTCATCGAGGATCTGTGCACATCGCAGTTTGGATGCGTCGTGTCAAAGGACCATCGCCTTGCCGGAGCCGGCAGCGTTTCGGTCGCTGACGTCGCGCGCGAACGCCTGATCTGTCTCAACCGGGACCTGCCCTTGGGCGCGCTCGCGCACCGGCTGTTTGCAGAGCAGGATCGCCTGTTGCGACCGGCGGCCGAGGTGACCCAGTCAAGCGTCGCCTGCGCCCTCGTCGAGGCGCGAGCCGGCATTGCCCTGCTGGACAAGCTGAGCATTCTTTACGGCCCGACCAGCCAGGGCCTCGACTTTGTCCCGCTGCTCCCCGACGAACGCATTGTCGGCAGGCTCGTTCTGGCGGCCGGCGCTCAACCCACAGCCGCGTCGCGCGAGTTCTGCGGAGAACTGCGCGGCCTGATCGAAGAGATTGCGGAAACAATCCCTGGGTTCGGCCTTGTTCAGGCCTCACGCTGA
- a CDS encoding mandelate racemase/muconate lactonizing enzyme family protein: MKVIEIRGHHVGFEPSPPIGNARTMIRRREFLLLELITDTGERGWGEVFSSPDAAAAFLRARLAPLVLGQSPSRFRAIWERMIGTLGYDRRGPGMMAISAVDMALCDLAARERNISVSALFGGPLRDRVFAYGSGPFITEAPDPYAHYAQEVDRCLALGYRAMKPRAGVSPGADGRMAAAMRKQVGPDIGLMVDINQAYTAPAAIASAREMAEARLLWIEEPVEPEDIPGYAAVARSASIAVAGGEALASAAAFRDFLVADTMSILQPDLTVCGGYTGFLRIAALAAAFDLPVMPHVFGTIVNHQAALQVAALLPSKRGGGPASYPYVEVDVSNNPLLHLQGEVRPNADGTLSVPDAPGTGLAFKEEQLEPWRREVWRCN, encoded by the coding sequence ATGAAGGTTATCGAGATCCGCGGACACCATGTCGGGTTCGAGCCCTCGCCGCCGATAGGCAATGCCAGGACAATGATCCGGCGGCGCGAGTTTCTACTGCTCGAGCTGATCACCGACACCGGCGAAAGGGGTTGGGGAGAGGTCTTCTCCTCGCCGGACGCCGCGGCAGCCTTCCTCCGTGCCCGGCTGGCGCCGCTCGTTCTGGGGCAGTCACCGTCGCGCTTCCGCGCGATCTGGGAGCGGATGATCGGCACCCTGGGTTATGACAGGCGCGGACCCGGCATGATGGCGATCTCCGCGGTCGACATGGCGCTGTGCGACTTGGCGGCCAGGGAGCGGAACATCAGCGTGTCGGCCCTGTTCGGCGGACCGCTGCGCGACCGGGTCTTCGCCTATGGAAGCGGGCCGTTCATCACCGAGGCGCCAGACCCTTACGCGCATTATGCGCAGGAGGTCGATCGCTGCCTCGCGCTGGGATACCGCGCCATGAAGCCCAGGGCCGGTGTCTCTCCCGGCGCCGACGGCAGGATGGCAGCGGCCATGCGAAAGCAGGTGGGGCCGGATATCGGGCTGATGGTCGACATCAACCAGGCATACACGGCACCGGCAGCGATCGCTTCCGCACGCGAGATGGCAGAAGCGCGTCTTCTCTGGATCGAGGAGCCCGTCGAGCCCGAGGATATCCCCGGCTATGCGGCTGTCGCGAGATCAGCGTCGATCGCAGTCGCGGGTGGTGAGGCATTGGCCAGCGCCGCCGCGTTTCGCGACTTTCTCGTCGCTGACACCATGTCGATCCTCCAGCCGGATCTCACAGTCTGCGGCGGGTATACGGGCTTCCTGAGGATCGCGGCGCTCGCCGCTGCCTTCGACCTGCCTGTTATGCCCCATGTGTTCGGAACCATCGTCAACCACCAGGCGGCCTTGCAGGTGGCGGCGCTCCTGCCGTCCAAGCGTGGGGGCGGGCCAGCTTCCTATCCGTATGTGGAGGTCGATGTGTCCAACAACCCCCTGCTGCATCTGCAGGGGGAGGTCAGGCCGAATGCCGACGGCACGCTCAGCGTGCCTGATGCACCGGGCACCGGCCTCGCCTTCAAGGAAGAGCAACTGGAGCCGTGGCGGCGAGAGGTCTGGCGCTGCAACTGA
- a CDS encoding ROK family protein: MAESAGLTDASISRIVANLKSEKLIDESRRTAPYQGGPSVFLTLSKDRYVGALEFSSGRVHLGVASLTGEIRFSEWLDLPDGADAETVDGTCRRALRQLADYVQRSGIALCQIAVSIPGYHEDLPTNPIIALNPGKILGDIQRALPGVALLVANSIVTRAVTHRLKLGATLAGGPYLYIFAGHGVAGALVDDFAASGDVVPCEIGHMVLNPRGPRCRCGHFGCLEAYVSTAAVAPAIGIREQDLLTMGEGRAGRLKLSTRARGDLAMRLGRLGLAIGNALNLMPVRRVMVAGWPAEFGDEAHAGILGGIEGSLFGGASAVNITFSNAELGREPAAGIALATYAYLHRGAMQPEALAGEITTDNLTE, translated from the coding sequence TTGGCGGAGAGTGCCGGGCTGACGGACGCCAGCATCTCGCGCATCGTTGCTAATTTGAAGTCAGAAAAGCTGATCGACGAGTCGAGACGCACGGCGCCTTATCAAGGGGGACCCAGCGTTTTCCTAACTTTGAGTAAGGATCGCTATGTAGGCGCCCTCGAATTTTCCAGTGGCCGGGTCCATCTCGGCGTTGCATCGCTGACTGGCGAAATTCGCTTTTCCGAATGGCTTGATCTCCCAGACGGCGCTGACGCAGAAACCGTGGATGGCACCTGCCGCCGCGCTCTCCGCCAACTGGCTGATTATGTTCAGCGGTCTGGGATTGCGCTCTGCCAGATCGCGGTCTCCATCCCTGGCTATCACGAGGATCTTCCAACCAATCCAATCATCGCCCTCAATCCGGGCAAAATCCTGGGCGACATCCAGAGGGCGCTGCCGGGCGTCGCGCTCCTTGTCGCAAATTCGATCGTGACGCGAGCCGTCACCCATCGGCTGAAGCTCGGCGCGACGCTTGCTGGTGGGCCCTATCTCTACATCTTCGCTGGCCATGGCGTGGCCGGGGCCCTGGTTGATGATTTTGCCGCGAGCGGCGATGTCGTGCCATGCGAGATCGGCCATATGGTACTCAACCCGCGCGGGCCGCGCTGCCGCTGTGGCCATTTCGGCTGCCTTGAGGCTTATGTCTCCACGGCGGCCGTCGCGCCTGCTATCGGCATCCGTGAACAGGACCTGTTGACGATGGGCGAGGGGCGGGCAGGTCGGCTCAAATTGTCGACGCGCGCCCGTGGCGACCTCGCGATGCGCCTAGGGCGCTTGGGCCTCGCCATAGGAAATGCGCTCAACCTGATGCCGGTTCGGCGCGTGATGGTGGCAGGGTGGCCGGCTGAGTTCGGCGACGAGGCCCACGCCGGCATTCTCGGCGGAATCGAGGGCAGCCTATTTGGCGGGGCCTCGGCGGTGAATATCACCTTCTCGAACGCCGAATTGGGTCGCGAGCCGGCCGCCGGCATCGCACTGGCTACTTACGCCTACCTGCACCGGGGCGCGATGCAACCGGAGGCGCTGGCTGGCGAAATCACCACAGACAACCTGACCGAATAA
- a CDS encoding LysR family transcriptional regulator: protein MRFRQLECFDRVCELGSITQAATSLNIAQTALGLQIRQLEDDMGVALLRRTSRGVVPTDAGRTFLDWARRTLEGRRDIRVALAAFRESAAPRTVTVGLTPSLTLLVGADLVEAIASSPLKVDLKLAEGLSHVMLASLPTGKIDLTFAFKPDDGGSHRCSPLLRDSLFLVRAPSAGIRLDKTVSLRDALSHRFAMPDRDDVVRRMVENSALSEGLALEVAYEVQSLTAIKQLVSRGLASAILPLGSVYEDVAAGKLAAARITDASLERTLYAIRPLNIDPVVDDLIVSTFLSLYRKSAGAWGMGEVLMLA, encoded by the coding sequence ATGAGATTCCGCCAACTGGAGTGCTTCGACCGCGTGTGCGAGCTTGGCAGCATCACGCAGGCGGCGACATCCCTGAATATCGCCCAGACCGCGCTGGGGCTACAGATCCGGCAGTTGGAGGACGATATGGGCGTCGCATTGCTCAGGAGAACCAGCCGAGGCGTCGTGCCGACGGACGCGGGCAGGACCTTTCTCGACTGGGCCCGCCGCACGCTCGAAGGCAGGAGGGATATCAGGGTCGCCTTGGCCGCCTTTCGCGAGAGCGCGGCGCCTCGCACAGTGACGGTGGGGTTGACGCCGAGCCTCACGCTGCTGGTAGGGGCCGACCTTGTTGAGGCTATCGCGTCCTCACCTTTGAAAGTTGACCTCAAGCTTGCGGAAGGGCTCAGCCACGTCATGCTCGCGAGCCTTCCGACCGGGAAGATTGACCTGACTTTCGCGTTCAAGCCCGACGACGGGGGCTCGCACCGGTGCTCGCCGCTGCTGCGAGATTCTCTGTTCTTGGTTCGGGCGCCATCGGCCGGCATCAGGCTCGACAAGACGGTGTCACTGCGCGACGCGCTGAGCCATCGCTTCGCCATGCCCGATCGGGACGACGTCGTCCGCCGCATGGTCGAGAACAGCGCCTTGAGCGAAGGACTTGCGCTGGAGGTAGCCTACGAGGTGCAGTCGCTAACCGCGATCAAGCAGCTGGTTTCCCGGGGCTTGGCGTCGGCCATTCTGCCTCTCGGAAGCGTCTATGAGGACGTTGCGGCGGGAAAGCTCGCCGCTGCGCGCATCACAGACGCTTCGCTGGAGCGAACCCTGTACGCGATCCGGCCTCTTAACATCGATCCCGTGGTCGACGACCTGATCGTCTCGACCTTCCTTTCGCTCTACCGCAAGAGCGCCGGAGCATGGGGTATGGGCGAGGTGCTGATGCTCGCTTAG
- a CDS encoding Bug family tripartite tricarboxylate transporter substrate binding protein: MTVSRREFTTGLAAALALPTERVLAADWPTRSITFVVPFPAGGSTDVVARLFAERYAETLKQGVVVENRPGANGNIAAAAIAKAPNDGYTILVSGNGQNAMNHSLYARMPYDSTKDFAHIALLASTPNAIIVPSNSDIKTLADLLRRAKEAGEGLSFASPGVGSSGHLSLAMLEGAANVKVRHVPYRGAAPLVTDVLGAHVPVGIVNVDIPFGHVKDGKLRVLAVTSAKRSALYPDAPTIAESGFPGFEAQGWFGLSAPAGTPEPIITKLNALANEFLREDKMKKRFEAGGYLAGGGSPQDYAAFIDAEIKKWAGVVKASGISLE, from the coding sequence ATGACCGTTTCAAGACGTGAATTTACGACGGGCCTCGCGGCAGCCCTCGCGTTGCCGACCGAAAGGGTGCTCGCTGCGGACTGGCCGACGCGATCGATCACCTTCGTAGTGCCCTTTCCGGCCGGAGGGAGCACGGACGTCGTCGCGAGGCTCTTTGCGGAGCGCTACGCCGAAACCCTGAAGCAGGGAGTCGTCGTTGAAAACCGGCCTGGCGCCAACGGCAACATCGCGGCCGCCGCGATCGCGAAGGCGCCGAATGACGGCTATACGATCCTCGTTTCGGGGAACGGCCAGAACGCCATGAACCATTCGCTCTATGCGCGAATGCCGTACGATTCCACCAAGGATTTTGCCCACATCGCCCTGCTGGCTTCCACGCCCAACGCGATCATCGTGCCGAGCAATTCCGACATCAAGACGCTCGCTGACCTGTTGCGCCGCGCGAAGGAAGCCGGGGAGGGGCTCTCATTCGCCAGCCCGGGTGTCGGCTCCTCGGGGCACCTGTCGCTCGCGATGCTCGAAGGAGCCGCCAATGTGAAGGTGCGTCACGTCCCCTATCGAGGGGCTGCGCCGCTCGTCACCGACGTTCTCGGCGCGCACGTCCCGGTCGGGATCGTCAACGTCGATATTCCGTTCGGCCATGTGAAGGACGGCAAGTTGCGTGTCCTGGCGGTGACGAGCGCGAAACGAAGCGCGCTCTATCCGGACGCGCCGACGATTGCTGAAAGCGGTTTTCCGGGCTTTGAAGCGCAAGGATGGTTCGGGCTGTCCGCTCCTGCCGGAACTCCGGAACCGATCATCACGAAGCTCAACGCTCTCGCCAATGAATTTCTGCGAGAAGACAAAATGAAGAAGCGTTTCGAGGCTGGCGGTTATCTGGCCGGCGGCGGCAGTCCGCAGGACTACGCGGCCTTCATCGATGCCGAAATCAAGAAATGGGCTGGGGTCGTCAAGGCCAGCGGTATTTCGCTGGAATAG
- a CDS encoding class II aldolase/adducin family protein: MSVALASGAGAPAPLRAGDLDSVLDDLVASNRVLAREGVLDGFGHVSARNPHDTKRYFISRSRSPALVERADLVELDLDDRPVRPTDAKLYAERVIHGAIYKARPDVMSICHNHAPPVVAFCAAGIDMVPVCHLGAVMGQRVPSWDSRDEFGDTDLLVSTPEQAASLAATLADNWVVAMRRHGATVVGRSVRELTFRAVHLKLNAELQLQAIQMGPLSPLTAGEIELSSRTNLSDAVVGRIWEYWTSQG; the protein is encoded by the coding sequence ATGAGCGTAGCGCTCGCCTCCGGCGCTGGCGCGCCCGCGCCTCTGCGTGCCGGCGATCTGGATTCCGTCCTTGACGATCTCGTTGCGTCCAATCGTGTTCTCGCCCGTGAGGGCGTGTTGGACGGCTTCGGCCATGTCAGCGCGCGCAATCCTCACGATACCAAGCGCTACTTCATTTCCCGGTCCCGCAGCCCGGCTCTGGTCGAGCGTGCCGATCTCGTCGAGCTCGACCTTGACGACCGCCCGGTCCGCCCCACCGACGCAAAGCTCTACGCCGAGCGCGTCATCCATGGCGCAATCTACAAGGCGCGGCCGGACGTTATGTCCATCTGCCACAACCACGCCCCGCCTGTCGTCGCATTCTGCGCGGCGGGCATCGACATGGTACCAGTCTGCCATCTCGGCGCGGTGATGGGACAGCGGGTACCGAGCTGGGACAGCCGCGACGAATTCGGCGACACCGACCTGCTGGTGAGTACGCCGGAGCAGGCCGCTTCCTTGGCTGCCACGCTGGCCGACAACTGGGTCGTCGCGATGCGCAGGCACGGCGCCACTGTAGTCGGTCGATCCGTCCGCGAGCTGACCTTCCGCGCCGTACATCTGAAGCTCAACGCGGAGCTTCAACTTCAGGCGATCCAGATGGGGCCCCTGTCACCGCTGACCGCCGGCGAGATCGAGCTCTCGAGTCGAACCAACCTGTCAGATGCGGTCGTCGGCCGCATCTGGGAGTACTGGACGTCTCAGGGTTGA
- a CDS encoding ABC transporter substrate-binding protein, whose amino-acid sequence MVLKALTAALFGGAMVTLAGAALADSVLKVKPSGDVKVLDPILGSDSMARNFGYMIYDTLFAVDDKLAVKPQMVDRWETSADGKVWNFVLRDGLFFSDGQPVTADDVIASLKRWSVNDSMGQQLNQRGAVWEAVDAKTVRLKLTSPWGMVLDALGKPGAPVPFIMPARIAATTPPNQAVTDHTGSGPFIFKKDEWMAGARLVFIKNSAYAPRPEAPAGLSGGKVVKVDRVEWQIIPDQQTAINALLKGEIDISEEISGDLIPLAKTSKDIVLARQDEIGVAQQIRINSAQPPFDNPKLRQALLHAVDGADFLAAVIDDPSLGRPCRSFYVCSSPYFTEANFPGIDLAKAKALVKEAGYDGTPVVLLDATENSNIHAFTTVAEALLKSIGFRTDVQAMDWATVVSRRASKEQVSKGGWSIFISGPGGLDMMEPVSHLGLRSNCEKAWFGWPCDAEMESMRAAFSDLSDKEQRMALAAKIQARAAESVPYVPIGVQYQIRAHRANLTGLLTPPAPVYWNIARR is encoded by the coding sequence ATGGTTCTGAAAGCTTTGACGGCAGCGCTCTTCGGCGGTGCCATGGTCACTCTGGCGGGGGCAGCGCTTGCCGACAGCGTGCTCAAGGTAAAGCCGTCCGGAGACGTGAAGGTGCTGGATCCGATCCTCGGTTCGGATTCCATGGCCCGCAATTTCGGTTACATGATCTACGACACGCTGTTTGCGGTCGACGACAAGCTGGCCGTCAAACCGCAGATGGTCGACAGATGGGAAACCTCCGCGGACGGTAAGGTCTGGAACTTCGTGCTGCGCGACGGCCTCTTCTTCAGCGACGGCCAACCGGTGACAGCGGATGACGTGATCGCCTCGCTGAAGCGCTGGAGCGTCAATGACAGCATGGGGCAGCAGCTCAACCAGCGCGGTGCGGTCTGGGAGGCGGTGGATGCGAAGACCGTGCGCCTGAAGCTGACATCTCCTTGGGGGATGGTGCTTGATGCGCTCGGCAAGCCTGGCGCACCGGTGCCATTCATCATGCCGGCTCGCATCGCCGCGACGACACCGCCTAACCAAGCTGTCACAGACCATACCGGCTCAGGTCCGTTCATCTTCAAGAAGGACGAATGGATGGCGGGCGCCCGGCTGGTATTTATCAAGAACTCGGCCTACGCCCCGCGCCCCGAGGCGCCTGCTGGTCTCTCCGGCGGCAAGGTCGTCAAGGTCGACCGCGTCGAATGGCAGATCATTCCGGACCAGCAAACAGCGATCAACGCATTGCTCAAGGGCGAGATCGACATCAGCGAGGAAATCTCTGGCGATCTCATTCCGCTCGCCAAGACATCGAAGGATATCGTGCTGGCACGCCAAGACGAGATCGGCGTGGCACAGCAGATACGTATCAATTCGGCCCAGCCGCCATTCGACAACCCGAAGCTGAGGCAGGCCTTGCTCCACGCCGTCGACGGCGCAGATTTCCTCGCCGCAGTGATCGACGATCCGAGCCTGGGAAGACCATGCCGCTCATTTTACGTCTGCTCGTCGCCCTATTTCACCGAGGCGAACTTCCCCGGCATCGACCTCGCGAAGGCCAAGGCTCTCGTCAAGGAGGCCGGCTATGACGGGACGCCGGTGGTGCTGCTCGATGCGACCGAGAATTCCAACATCCATGCCTTCACGACCGTCGCCGAAGCGTTGTTGAAAAGTATCGGCTTCAGGACCGATGTGCAGGCAATGGACTGGGCGACCGTCGTCTCCCGTCGTGCCAGCAAAGAACAGGTCAGCAAGGGTGGCTGGTCGATCTTCATCTCGGGGCCGGGTGGGCTTGATATGATGGAACCGGTCAGCCATCTCGGGTTACGTTCGAACTGCGAGAAGGCGTGGTTCGGCTGGCCATGCGATGCCGAGATGGAAAGCATGCGGGCAGCCTTTTCCGACCTCTCCGACAAGGAGCAGCGCATGGCGCTGGCGGCGAAGATCCAGGCGCGTGCAGCAGAATCGGTCCCCTATGTACCGATCGGTGTGCAATATCAGATTCGTGCGCATCGGGCGAATTTGACCGGCCTGCTCACGCCGCCGGCTCCCGTCTATTGGAACATTGCCCGCCGATAG